The Streptomyces sp. NBC_00459 DNA segment CGGTCAGCGGCAGCAGCACGAGCACCGCGGGCAGGTTGTTGATCAGATTGGCGAGTACGGCGGCCAGCGCGGCGATCCCGAGCAGCGCGGCCAGCCCGGTCCCGTCGGGCAGGACCCGGCCGAGCGCGTCCGCGAGCCCGTTGTCCACGACCGCGCGCACGACGACGCCCAGAGCCAGCACGAACGCGAGGAACCCGGGAGCCGTGGCCCGCAGCACTGTCACCGGGGTGGCCTGCCGTCGCAGAAGGGCGCGTCCGGAGAGTACGAGCGCTCCTGCCAGCGCGGCCCACGCGGGATCGACGCCCAGCGCGGAGGCCACGACGAACCCGGCCAGCGTGCAGGCCACGGTGACGAGGGCGAACAGGGGGAGCGCGGGCGCGTCCGCCGTGTCGGTGCCTGTGTCCGCAGGCGGAGTGTCCGGTGTCGGGTCGGCCAGGTCGGCGGCGAAGAAGCGCCGGAACACCAGGTACTCGGCGCCGATCGCGACCAGCCAGGGCAGCGTCATCAGCGCGGCGAACCGGGTGAAGCTCAGGCCGCTCGCGCTGAACGCCAGCAGGTTGGTGAGGTTGGAGACCGGCAGCAGCAGCGAAGCCGTGTTCGACAGATGCGCGCAGGCGTAGGAGTGCGGTTTGGGCCTGACTCCCGTCCGGGCGGCCGTGGCGAACACCACCGGGGTCAGCAGCACGATGGTCGCGTCCAGGCTCAGTACGGCCGTGATCGCCGAGGCGAGCACGAAGACCGAGGTCAGCAGCCGCCCGGGCCGGTTCTTCGCCCATCGGGCCATCCACGCGCCGCAGGCCCGGAAGAGCCCCTCGACATCGCAGAAGTGGGCCAGCACCAGCACCGCCGCGAGGAAGCCGACCACCGGCCCGAGCCGCTCGGCCTCCTCCCACGCGTGATCCGGCGAGATCGCGCCGGTGACGACCACGAGCCCGGCGGCAGGAACCGCCACGACCGCCTCCGGTAGCCCGAACGGGCGGACAACGGCGCAGGCCAGGACAGCGACGAGCAGGACGACGGACAGGGCCTCGGCGGACACGGCGTTCAGAGTTCGGTCCTCCGGGACAGGGACGGCGGTACCCCTCCATGAAAGCAGGCCCCGGTCACCGGCCCCTCGACCGGGTCGGGCGGCGCCCGCGTAGCCGCGCAGGGTGCGGGTGCGGGGGTCGCCCCGTCCACACTCCTGGAAGTCACCGCGCGAACGGCGTCTCGTGCACGTCACGGCTGTCCGGAGACCGGGGACCCAAAAGGAAAAGGACCACGCGGCAAAGAACCGAGCCGTCGTCAGTGAGTGCCGGGACTCACATCTCGTCCGTCATGGACAGTTCCGCCCAGATGGTCTTCCCGTCGGGCGTGTGGCGGCTGCCCCACCGCTCGGTGAGCTGGGCGACCAGCAGCAGACCGCGGCCCCCCTCGTCGAAGGTCCTGGCACGCCGCAGGTGCGGAGCGGTGTGGCTGGAGTCGGAGACCTCACAGATCAGGGTGGCCGCGTCGTGGATGAGCCGCAGCCGGATGGGGTGCGAGCCGTAGCGGATGGCGTTGGTGACCAGCTCGCTCACCACCAGTTCGGTGGTGAAGGAGGCCTCGCTCAGGTCCCAGACGTCGAGCTGCTCGCCGACCTGCTTGCGGATCGGCCCGACGAGCGCCGGGTCGGCCGGGATGTCCCACGTCGTGACATGGGAGGCGGGCAGGCCCTGGGTGCGGGCCAGCAGCAGTGCCACGTCGTCCGCCGCGCCACCCGGCGGGAGCAGCGTGTGCAGGATGCGGTCGCACGTCTCGTCGAGCGAGTCGGCGTACGCCGCCAGCGCGTCGCACAGCATCCGGTGACCGGCGTCGATGTCCCGCTCGCGGCTCTCGATCAGCCCGTCGGTGTAGAAGGCGAGGACCGTGCCCTCGGCCAGATCCAGTTCCGTGGACTCGAACGGCAGCCCGCCCAGACCGAGCGGCGGACCGGCGGGTAGCCGCACCTGCCGGGGAGTGCCGCCCGGGGTGAGCATGACCGGCGGGGGATGCCCGGCGCGGGCCAGGGTGCAGCGTCGCGACACCGGGTCGTACACCGCGTACAGACAGGTCGCGCCCACCTCGCCCGGGCCGCCCTCGCTGCCGGCCTCGGCGGACAGCCGTACGACGAGATCGTCGAGGTGGGTGAGCAGCTCGTCCGGGGCGAGGTCGATGTCGGCGAGCGTGCGCACGGCGGTGCGCAGCCGGCCCATGGTGGCGGAGGCCTGGATGCCGTGGCCGACCACGTCCCCGACGACCATCGCGACCCGCATCCCGGACAGCGGGATCACGTCGAACCAGTCGCCGCCCACCCCGGCCCGCGCCGCCGGGAGATAGCGCGAGGCCGCTTCGAGGGCGGCGGTGCGCGGCAGGTTCCGGGGGAGCAGGCTGCGTTGCAGGGCGAGAGCGGTGTCGCGTTCGCGGGAGAACCGGCGGGCGTTGTCGATACAGACGGCGGCCCGGGCGGTCACCTCCTCGGCGAGCAGTGCGTCGTCGGCCGTGAAGGGGTCGGGCCGCCGGTACCGGGTCAGGACGGCGACACCGAGCGTCGTACCGCGCGCGGTGATCGGCACGGACATCATGGAGTGGATGCCGAACTCCTTGACCCGGTTGAGGCGCGCCTTGTCCCAGGCCAGCCGCCGTTCGAGGTCGTCGGAGGGCAGGGTGGCCACGATGGTGCGGCCCGCGAGGAGGGAGTCGGCCTGGGGCGAGAAGGCGGGGTACTCGTCCAGCTGCCCCGGCTTGGCCACGGCTTCGGGGCTGCCAGGGATGATCGACCGGTGGGCGGCCCGGCGCAGACTGAGGGGCGCCGTCAGCTCGGCCTGGCGGTGGTCGCCGCCGTGCTGCGGGGGGTCCAGCAGGTCGACGCTGACGAAGTCTGCGAGCGCCGGGACACAGACGTCGGCCAGCTCCTGGGCCGTACGGGTGACGTCGAGGGTGGTGCCGATGCGCACGCTCGCCTCGTTGACCAGCTGGAGCCGCTCACGGGCGAGGTACTGCGCGGTGAAGTCGTGGGCCGCGAGACAGACCCCCCGCACCCGCCCCTCGGCGTCCTTGAGCGGTGCCAGCCGGGCCAGCCAGGCGTGCGCGTGGTCCTCGCCGCCGGTGCGCAGATAGGTCTGGACGTCCTTCGCCCGGCCGCTGGTGAGCACGTCGAGCATGTGCTGCTCCAGCTCCGCGCTGCGCTCCCTGCCCCCTATCTCGGCGATTCTGAGCCCACGGATGCGCTCCAGCGGCAGCCCGATGACCGTGGCCATGGCGTCGTTGACACCGACCAGTCGCAGCCGGTCGTCGTAGACGGCCGTCGCACAGGGCGCCTGGGCCAGCGCGGCCCGCATCAGCGGATCGTCCGCAGGCCGGGAACCGTCCTCCAGGGGGGTGACGAGGAGCCAGTCGCCCCGGCCGCCGTCCGGGGCGGGCCGGTAGTGCGCGAGGAGCCAGGAGGAGATCGTCCGGCCGTCGCGGTGACGCAGCGCGAGAGTGCCGTGCCAGATGTCCTCCGCCGGCCGCCCGGGTTCGTCCGAACCGTCGGCGGCCAGCAGAAAGGTCGCGGGACGGCCCAGCACTTCGGCCGCCGACCAGCCCAGCAGCTGACGAGCGCCCTCGTTCCAGCCGGTCAGTGCGCCCCGCGCGTCGACGACGGCCCGCGCCGTGGCGGCATCGTCGAACGGGTACACCGGACTCATCGTCGCCACTCCATCGTGAACACTCACAGTGAGCAGGGGATGTCACTGGTGTTCCACACTAGTGCGTTCTGTCCCCGCATGGTCGGGAACACTCCTGTCCCCGGACCGTCACGCAGGCCGCCCCGTGGGGCGGGATTCAGGCCGTTGTGACAGGTGAGGCCGAAGTACGTCACCGGACTCTTGACGGGCGCATGTTCCACACCGTCAGAATCTGTTTGTTAACGATCAATTGTGAGTACTTCTGGGCCCTGATGAGGGAGAGCCACCTTGACGGTCACTCGCAGATCGGTGTTGGTCGCCGGTACGTCCGCCCCCGCGGCCGGAGCCCTGCTGGGCACCGCGGCCGACGCGCGGGCCGCCACCGGCCGGGCCGGTCGCCGAACCGTCCCGCTGCGGGACGGCTGGCGCTTCGCGCTGGTCGACCCGGGCGGGATCACCGATCCCACGGGCGCGTACGCGAACGCCCACGACCCCGCCTACGACGACTCGGCGTGGCGGACGGTCGCCGTCCCCCACGACTGGAGCGTCGAACTCGCCCCGACCACCGACCACAACACCACCAGTGGCACCGGGTTCTTCCCCGGCGGCCTCGGCTGGTACCGCCTCGCCTTCACACTCCCGCCGGGACTCGCCGGCAAGCGGATCTCGGTGGAGTTCGACGGCGTCTACATGGACTCGTACGTCTACTGCAACGGCACGCGGGTCGGCAGCCACCCGTACGGCTACACCGGCTTCGCCCTCGACCTCACCGACCTCCTGCACACCGACGGCACCACCGAGAACGTGCTCGCGGTCAAGGTGCAGAACCAGTTGCCCAGCAGCCGCTGGTACTCGGGCAGCGGCATCTATCGCGAGGCCCGCCTGGTCGTCACCGAACCGGTGCACGTCGAGCGCTGGGGTACGTATGTCACCACCCCGGAGATCACCGCGGAGCGGGCCGCCGTCCGCGTGCGGACCTCCGTGACGAACGAGTCGGGCGCCGCCGCAGAGGTCGAGGTCGTCTCCCGGATCGTCGATCCCCGCGGCCGTACGGTCGCCCGTACGGCCTCCACGGTCGCCGTCACCGACCGGTCGACCGAGACCCATGAACTCACCGTCCGCGAACCGAGGTTGTGGGACATCGGGGCCCCGCACCGCTACACCCTGAAGACCGAGCTGCGCGTCGGCGGCACCACCGTCGACACCCACCGCACCACCTTCGGCATCCGGAGCTTCCGTTTCGACCCGGACGAGGGCTTCCAGCTCAACGGCGTCCCTCACAAGATCAAGGGAGTCGATCTCCACCACGACCTGGGCGCCCTCGGGGCGGCTGTCAGCGTCGACGCGATCCGCCGCCAGATGACCATCATGAAGTCGATGGGCGTCAACGCCTTCCGCACCTCCCACAACCCGCCCTCGCCGGAGATGATCCAGGTCTGCGAGGAACTGGGCATCGTGATGCTGGTGGAGGCCTTCGACTGTTGGCGCACCCCCAAGAACCGCTACGACTACGGCCGGTTCTTCGACGAGTGGTGCGAGAAGGACGCCACCGAGATGGTGCTCGCGGCCCGCAACTCGCCCGCCGTACTGATGTGGTCGATCGGCAACGAGATCACCGACTCCACCCGGACCGCCGGGCTCGCCATGGCCGACCGGATCATCGGCGCGATCAGGGCGGCCGACGACACCCGCCCGCTCGTCATCGGCTCCGACAAGTACCGCACCCCGCCCGCGAGGGGCTCCGCGGCCGATCTGATGCTGGCCAAGCTCGACGGGCTCGGCCTCAACTACAACACCGCCAAGTCGGTGGACAACCTGCACATCGCCTATCCGCACCTGTTCCTGTTCGAGTCGGAGTCCTCGTCCGAGACCTCCACCCGGTCCACCTACCAGGAACCGGAACACCTCAACACCGGCGAGAACCACACCCCGGGGCGGCGCGCGGTCTCGTCGTACGACAACAACCTCGCCTCCTGGACGATGAGCGGCGAGTACGGCCTGAAGAAGGACCGGGACCGGAAGTGGTTCGCGGGCGAGTTCCTGTGGTCGGGCATCGACTACCTCGGCGAGCCGACCCCGTATGACGTGTTCCCGGTCAAGGCTTCCTTCTTCGGCGCGGTCGACACCGCCGGTTTCCCCAAGGACATGTACCACCTGTTCCGCAGTCAGTGGACGAGTGAGCCCATGGTCCATCTGCTCCCGATGACCTGGAACCACGAACCGGGCGACACGGTCGAGGTCTGGGCCTACGCCAACGTCGACACGGTGGAACTGTTCCTCAACGGAAAGTCGCTCGGCACCAGGCGGTTCGACACGAAGAGGACCGTCGACGGCCGCGTCTACCTGGAGACCACGGAGGCCACCGGCGACGACAAGACGGTCACCGCCGGCCCCTGGCCCGGCAGTTACACCAGCCCGAACGGCAGCGCGGGCAAGCTCCATCTGACCTGGCATGTGCCCTATGAGCCGGGCGAGTTGAAGGCGGTGGCCCGGCAGGGCGGCCGGGTCGTGGCGACGGACGTCCTGCGGACGGCGGGCCCGGCACACGCGATACGCCTCACCACGGACCGCAAGTCCCTCGCGGCCGACGGCCGTTCACTGTGCTTCGTGACCGCAGACGTGGTCGACGCCCGGGGAGTGGTCGTGCCCGAAGCCGAGCACCTGCTCGCCTTCGAGGTCGACGGCGGCTCGCTGGCAGGCCTCGACAACGGGCGCGAGGAGAGCGCCGAGCGCTATCAGGCGAGCACCCGAACAGCCTTCCACGGCAAGGCCCTTGCCATGGTCCGGGCGGGAACGGCGGCCGGTCGGCTGAAGGTCACGGCCCGCTCGGCGGGGTTGCGCGCGGGCACGGTCGTGGTCCGTACGACGCCCGCCCACGGCGAGGCGCTGACCCCGGCCGTGCTCTTCGAGCCCGACCCCGGTCCGGGAGTCCCCGTGTACCCGCGGGCGGACGCCAGTTACTCCGGCCGCCCGGACACCCCGCCCGCCGCGATGCTCGACGGCGCGCCGGGCACCGGCTGGTCCAACGCCTTCTACAAGTCGCCGACCGCGCTGCTGCCCGCGTTCAGCGGGGCCCGCGCCGAGGACTGGGTCTCGGTCGACTGGGGACGGGCCCGAGACCTCACCCGGATCGAGGTCGCCTTCACAGTGGACGCGACGCACAGCCTGCCCGCGTCGGTCGCGGTGTCCGTCCGGGACGGCGACCGGTACGTGCGGGTGCCGGACGCGACCGTCGAGTGGGCCGACGGCTCCGACGCGCTCACGGCGATCACCTTCGCGGCGGTACGGGGAACCGGGCTGCGGCTGGACCTGACGAGCCGTTACCCGGGGGAGACGCGGGGCGCGGTACGGATCACCCGGCTGGAGTCACCGGCGGGCTGATTTTCGCCCCCGCCGCCCCTACCCGTCCCATCCTGTTCCTGGGGGCTGCGCCCCCAGACCCCCCCATCGCGCTGAACGCGCTCGTCCTCAAACGCCGGACGGGCTGGATATGCGGGCCGGCGTTGGTATTTCAGCCTCTCCGGCGTTTGAGGAGCGGGGTCTGGGGCGGAGCCCCAGAAGGATGGGACGGGTAGGGGCGGCGGGGGCGAGAACCCCGTACCTGAACCCAGTACGGTCCGCACCGTTGACGAGCCGCACGACCTCGCACAGCATGGGCGACGTCCGCATCTGGGAGCGCTCCCACGGCAAGCGCCGCTCTTCCGGCACCCGCGCCCCCACCCTCACCCGAGGAGCTCCAGACGTGAAACGACGCAGAACCACCCTGCTCCCGGTGGCCGCCCTCCTCGCGGCGGCACTCACCGCACTCCCCGCCGGACCCGCCGGCGCCGAGGAGATCGAGCAGGTCAAGAACGGCACCTTCGACACCACCA contains these protein-coding regions:
- a CDS encoding glycoside hydrolase family 2 TIM barrel-domain containing protein, whose amino-acid sequence is MTVTRRSVLVAGTSAPAAGALLGTAADARAATGRAGRRTVPLRDGWRFALVDPGGITDPTGAYANAHDPAYDDSAWRTVAVPHDWSVELAPTTDHNTTSGTGFFPGGLGWYRLAFTLPPGLAGKRISVEFDGVYMDSYVYCNGTRVGSHPYGYTGFALDLTDLLHTDGTTENVLAVKVQNQLPSSRWYSGSGIYREARLVVTEPVHVERWGTYVTTPEITAERAAVRVRTSVTNESGAAAEVEVVSRIVDPRGRTVARTASTVAVTDRSTETHELTVREPRLWDIGAPHRYTLKTELRVGGTTVDTHRTTFGIRSFRFDPDEGFQLNGVPHKIKGVDLHHDLGALGAAVSVDAIRRQMTIMKSMGVNAFRTSHNPPSPEMIQVCEELGIVMLVEAFDCWRTPKNRYDYGRFFDEWCEKDATEMVLAARNSPAVLMWSIGNEITDSTRTAGLAMADRIIGAIRAADDTRPLVIGSDKYRTPPARGSAADLMLAKLDGLGLNYNTAKSVDNLHIAYPHLFLFESESSSETSTRSTYQEPEHLNTGENHTPGRRAVSSYDNNLASWTMSGEYGLKKDRDRKWFAGEFLWSGIDYLGEPTPYDVFPVKASFFGAVDTAGFPKDMYHLFRSQWTSEPMVHLLPMTWNHEPGDTVEVWAYANVDTVELFLNGKSLGTRRFDTKRTVDGRVYLETTEATGDDKTVTAGPWPGSYTSPNGSAGKLHLTWHVPYEPGELKAVARQGGRVVATDVLRTAGPAHAIRLTTDRKSLAADGRSLCFVTADVVDARGVVVPEAEHLLAFEVDGGSLAGLDNGREESAERYQASTRTAFHGKALAMVRAGTAAGRLKVTARSAGLRAGTVVVRTTPAHGEALTPAVLFEPDPGPGVPVYPRADASYSGRPDTPPAAMLDGAPGTGWSNAFYKSPTALLPAFSGARAEDWVSVDWGRARDLTRIEVAFTVDATHSLPASVAVSVRDGDRYVRVPDATVEWADGSDALTAITFAAVRGTGLRLDLTSRYPGETRGAVRITRLESPAG
- a CDS encoding arsenic transporter; its protein translation is MNAVSAEALSVVLLVAVLACAVVRPFGLPEAVVAVPAAGLVVVTGAISPDHAWEEAERLGPVVGFLAAVLVLAHFCDVEGLFRACGAWMARWAKNRPGRLLTSVFVLASAITAVLSLDATIVLLTPVVFATAARTGVRPKPHSYACAHLSNTASLLLPVSNLTNLLAFSASGLSFTRFAALMTLPWLVAIGAEYLVFRRFFAADLADPTPDTPPADTGTDTADAPALPLFALVTVACTLAGFVVASALGVDPAWAALAGALVLSGRALLRRQATPVTVLRATAPGFLAFVLALGVVVRAVVDNGLADALGRVLPDGTGLAALLGIAALAAVLANLINNLPAVLVLLPLTATAGPGAVLAVLLGVNIGPNLTYAGSLATLLWRRIVHQNEHDIGVGEFTRLGLISVPAALIPAVVALWGSLMVLGG
- a CDS encoding SpoIIE family protein phosphatase, with amino-acid sequence MSPVYPFDDAATARAVVDARGALTGWNEGARQLLGWSAAEVLGRPATFLLAADGSDEPGRPAEDIWHGTLALRHRDGRTISSWLLAHYRPAPDGGRGDWLLVTPLEDGSRPADDPLMRAALAQAPCATAVYDDRLRLVGVNDAMATVIGLPLERIRGLRIAEIGGRERSAELEQHMLDVLTSGRAKDVQTYLRTGGEDHAHAWLARLAPLKDAEGRVRGVCLAAHDFTAQYLARERLQLVNEASVRIGTTLDVTRTAQELADVCVPALADFVSVDLLDPPQHGGDHRQAELTAPLSLRRAAHRSIIPGSPEAVAKPGQLDEYPAFSPQADSLLAGRTIVATLPSDDLERRLAWDKARLNRVKEFGIHSMMSVPITARGTTLGVAVLTRYRRPDPFTADDALLAEEVTARAAVCIDNARRFSRERDTALALQRSLLPRNLPRTAALEAASRYLPAARAGVGGDWFDVIPLSGMRVAMVVGDVVGHGIQASATMGRLRTAVRTLADIDLAPDELLTHLDDLVVRLSAEAGSEGGPGEVGATCLYAVYDPVSRRCTLARAGHPPPVMLTPGGTPRQVRLPAGPPLGLGGLPFESTELDLAEGTVLAFYTDGLIESRERDIDAGHRMLCDALAAYADSLDETCDRILHTLLPPGGAADDVALLLARTQGLPASHVTTWDIPADPALVGPIRKQVGEQLDVWDLSEASFTTELVVSELVTNAIRYGSHPIRLRLIHDAATLICEVSDSSHTAPHLRRARTFDEGGRGLLLVAQLTERWGSRHTPDGKTIWAELSMTDEM